The DNA sequence AAATCAAACATTGTCTCGAATAATGCCATGTGTTTTCTCCTTAATTTTTACAGATTGCTTTTTATGCCATGCTCCATCAGTTGGACCTGGCTGTCATAATGCTTCAGGAATGTCTCGCTGTCCCAATTCTCGGCAAACAGGCGTCGGATCAGGGCGTGAATGACCGCCTTGATAAATTCTCTGATCTCCTTGAGGTCATCATTGCCATCCCGCATGAAGTCAGATTCCATAACCAGGCGTTTCTCTTCGTGATTCACTGCCTGGTAGTGCCGCCACTGCTGTTCCAGATCGGAAGTCCAGTACAGGAAGCGGTTGCGGTACAACGCGTGTTTCTCGGATTTGAACAGTTCTCTGGCCAGGGCTTTGCCGTAGTCCGGGAATGTTTTAAACAGGTCTCCCCGATGCTCTCGTAGTAGGTCCAGTAACAGTTCATGAACCTCAATGGTCTCCTGGTCCAAAATATAAAAATAGCTTTCTTCCAGATTCTCAAAGTATGTGTAGAAGCTGCCTCGGGCGATTCCCAGGTCATTCACGATATCTTTGACACTGGCCTCTGAGATCGGATGCTTTTCAAATTCTTTCTTGATGACATCCAGTACCAGCTCCCGTTTCTTCGGGGGCAAATTGAAGAATGTATCTTTTGGCATTGTATCCTCCCTTCGTCGATTTCTAAATCGATCCGTCCTCAGAAGAAAAATGACACCGTGTCATTTCAAGGTTATTCTAATTCAGGAATGACACCGTGTCAACGTGGTTTTATACGATTTAATTTTTCTTTAATAATTCCGTTTGATTCAGGCTTCACCTCAGAATGAACTGGAAGCAGGCGTCAGACTGGATCCTGGCAGTATCAAGCTTTGCCTGCGTCACGGAAAAAATAAACTCTGTCACAAGATTTTTGCTTCATGTTCAACGACAGATTCGAACAGTGGTACAATGATTACGTCTTGAAAGTGGGACAGAGGTTTCAACTGAAAGTTTCTGCAAACGGAAAGGAAAAAGAATCATTTTTACAGTGATAGAAGGACAAAGGAGTATAGATGAGTTCATTTTTATTTTTAGCCAGTGATGAAGCGCTGACAATCGTCGAAAATCCATATATTAAGAAGCTGTCGCTTCATGAAGCCCTCGCTCTGGATATGGAGCTCCCTGATTTTCTTTTGGAAAATCAGGAAATAGACCCTAATGAACCCATTATCCAGATCTGTGAATCGGATGAGTTGCTCGGTGAACTGGAAATCGCCCCGGCATTGGACTGTGAGGATCTGGTCCGACCTTATACCGGACGGAAGCTGATCTATGGAGTGAGTCTGCAGTACACGCAAGCAAGGGGTGGAGCTCTCCTTGATTATTTACAAACCGAACTGGAGCGCGTCCCGGTGATTGAACTGTACAGTATCTGGCTGGGGGACGATCAATCACCGGCATGCCGGGAAGTTTTTTCCCAGAACCTGAGCGAACACCACCTGCGCTTTCTGGATCAAACCCAGGGTTTTCAAGGATCCAGAGGATTGATTCTCCATGCTCGTCCCAGAGAATAATCCAGAACAATACCGGAAAGTGCCGGAAGAAACCGGAACTTAAGGGAATATACCGGAACTTAACGGAACATAATTGTTACTGCTATTGTTCCTTGTCCAGAAGTTGATGGTATTTCTTGTCCGGGAATTGCTGGAAAGAATGGCAAGTTGAGAGAAATTTCAACTTGCCATTTTGTTTAGCTCAGTTCCCCATTGATGACCAGTTTGACCATGTGGTCGTCAATGATTCGCTTTCCACTTTGGTAACCAAAAATCAGGGTGCTGGTACACACTTGGTTGACTAGCCTGGCGGATCCACCGGAGTATCGATAGATTGCCTCAGTAGCCTCATCTGAGAAGAGCTCATGGTCGATCCCGGCATATTCCAGGTGGCGTTTCATGTATCCCTTCACCTGTGAGTGGTCCATCAATTGCAT is a window from the Clostridiaceae bacterium HFYG-1003 genome containing:
- a CDS encoding TetR family transcriptional regulator, coding for MPKDTFFNLPPKKRELVLDVIKKEFEKHPISEASVKDIVNDLGIARGSFYTYFENLEESYFYILDQETIEVHELLLDLLREHRGDLFKTFPDYGKALARELFKSEKHALYRNRFLYWTSDLEQQWRHYQAVNHEEKRLVMESDFMRDGNDDLKEIREFIKAVIHALIRRLFAENWDSETFLKHYDSQVQLMEHGIKSNL